Proteins encoded by one window of Polyodon spathula isolate WHYD16114869_AA chromosome 16, ASM1765450v1, whole genome shotgun sequence:
- the si:ch211-222l21.1 gene encoding prothymosin alpha — MADTAADTASPAEVTAKDLKEKKEVEEEVKEETGSGDAPANGTEKEAESNGAAHSEETPEQAVREDGGEEAEGEVNEEGEEGAEEGEKEEKEDVQPVKRPAEAEEKAETKKQKTENGDSTEAEVTA; from the exons ATGGCAGACACCGCCGCTGACACCGCCAGCCCCGCCGAGGTTACCGCCAAG gacctgaaagagaagaaagaaGTGGAGGAGGAGGTGAAGGAGGAGACTGGCAGCGGGGATGCACCTGCTAACGGCACG gagaaggaggcagagtcAAACGGTGCCGCTCACAGCGAGGAAACCCCCGAGCAGGCGGTGCGGGAGGACGGGGGCGAGGAGG ctGAGGGAGAGGTGAAtgaggagggagaggaaggggcggaggaaggagagaaggaagagaaggAAGATGTGCAGCCAGTGAAGCGCCCGGCTGAGGCAGAG GAGAAAGCTGAAACGAAAAAGCAGAAGACAGAAAACGGAGATTCGACAGAGGCTGAAGTGACAGCCTGA
- the LOC121328929 gene encoding uncharacterized protein LOC121328929, whose amino-acid sequence MSAFDQAVALRHQNKELLERLRVKQESYRQLRRGRERGEQAGEKGEQAGERGEQAGEKGKQAGERGEQAGGKGEQAGERGEQAGERGELAQGRERGEGALITIPGEGGQPWAARAALTASLRRRAGGEGEGGNKSSTPFRATATQLQGAEGWKQRCSETLGWGRKIPGRGSETPGRGSETPGRGSETLGRDSEITLYIDQLLHLGNDRQRGTFIRETRRPKPILLPPHSRERKGVSHVTFQSPEEASEGEGWSVRPFLGYDWIAGVLDADSSLSEKSEPFFTELRDFRQVNREECVHKEYMEAERLDLLPLTSVKDPQELDYSRDTHQCTHCYRVNSRLFAVPLDPQAACPVCKTPRSQRPLPTAQEPAFIRVSIPRSTLLPAYRYKAHRRKSFDPSDSLALPSHCLSGWSCTAPPAAPSMNSLDLKASVKPETAGSVLSTSALYLSQLDCSVSRVMGGAHTDQMLDLSRSARYHFQRLDQDQNQELRCSKPHSTAYPVY is encoded by the exons ATGTCTGCCTTTGACCAGGCGGTGGCGCTGCGGCACCAGAACAAGGAGCTGCTGGAGAGACTGAGAGTGAAACAGGAGAGCTACCGACAGCTGaggaggggcagggagagaggggagcaggCAGGGGAGAAAGGGGAGCaggcaggggagagaggggagcaggCAGGGGAGAAAGGGAAGCaggcaggggagagaggggagcaggCAGGGGGGAAAGGGGAGCaggcaggggagagaggggagcag gcaggggagagaggggagttggcacaggggagggagagaggggaaggggCTCTGATCACCATCCCAGGAGAGGGGGGCCAGCCCTGGGCAGCCCGGGCAGCTCTGACTGCATCGCTGAGGCGCAGGgctgggggagagggagagggaggtaACAAAAGCTCAACGCCTTTCCGGGCTACAGCTACGCAACTCCAGGGAGCCGAGGGGTGGAAACAGAGGTGCAGCGAGACCCTGGGGTGGGGCAGAAAGATCCCAGGGCGGGGCAGCGAGACCCCGGGGCGGGGCAGCGAGACGCCGGGGCGGGGCAGCGAGACTCTGGGGCGGGACAGTGAGATAACACTCTACATTGACCAGCTGCTGCACCTCGGAAACGACCGGCAGAGAGGCACCTTCATCAGAGAGACCAGGAGACCCAAACCCATCCtgcttccccctcacagcagagagagg AAGGGGGTGAGTCACGTGACCTTCCAGTCACCTGAAGAGGCAAGTGAGGGGGAGGGCTGGTCTGTGAGGCCCTTCCTGGGCTATGATTGGATAGCAG GTGTGCTGGACGCAGACTCCTCCCTCTCTGAGAAATCCGAGCCATTCTTCACAGAGCTGAGAGACTTCCGACAGGTCAACAGAGAAGAGTGCGTCCACAAGGAGTACATGGA AGCGGAGCGGCTTGACCTCTTACCCCTGACCTCAGTGAAGGACCCCCAGGAATTGGATTACTCTCGAGACACCCACCAGT gcaCGCACTGTTATCGTGTGAACAGCAGGCTGTTTGCTGTGCCTCTGGACCCCCAGGCTGCCTGTCCCGTCTGCAAGACCCCCAGATCACAGCGCCCCCTCCCCACAGCCCAGGAGCCCGCCTTCATCCG ggtgagTATCCCTCGCTCCACACTGCTGCCGGCCTACAGGTACAAAGCACACCGACGCAAGAGCTTTGACCCATCCGACAGCCTGGCCCTGCCCTCG cacTGTCTGTCAGGCTGGTCCtgcacagcgccccctgctgccCCTTCAATGAACAGCCTGGATCTGAAAGCCTCAGTGAAGCCAGAGACAGCTGGCAGTGTCCTCTCTACCAGCGCCCTCTACCTGTCACAGCTG GACTGCTCCGTGTCCAGAGTGATGGGGGGGGCCCATACTGACCAGATGCTGGACCTGTCTCGCTCGGCCCGGTACCACTTCCAGAGACTGGACCAGGACCAGAACCAAGAGCTGAGGTGCAGCAAACCACACAGCACAGCGTACCCAGTGTACTGA